The Halopseudomonas sabulinigri genome window below encodes:
- a CDS encoding GGDEF domain-containing protein, whose product MSTMFALHRFKLLALLLLANGGALLYLSLGDLKPMAIWSWTDIAGEGGSALLVLVWAGLLLKGRPAGRVTNLLFFGLACLFFSLWMDSLDEFIALPESLTLDHWLESAPMPLGFALLTLGIYHWHCEQLAISAQMINRERHFREHRLFDKVTPLGDAGYFRRQLQQALPAAQANSEPLSLVMLDIDDFSAINRSYGHREGDRVLQLVAQQILLNLRSHDLLCRLAGDRFIVLLPATLEAQALTLAQELQQSIAHLALKSAGQGERLQLRATTVALMARQEEADALLKRLNIVMARAKQAPQLRQAQV is encoded by the coding sequence ATGTCGACCATGTTTGCGCTTCACCGATTCAAACTGCTGGCGCTGTTGCTGCTGGCCAATGGCGGTGCGCTGCTCTACCTGAGCCTCGGCGACCTAAAGCCAATGGCGATCTGGTCCTGGACCGATATTGCCGGGGAGGGCGGATCGGCCTTGCTGGTGCTGGTGTGGGCAGGCTTGTTACTCAAGGGGAGGCCGGCAGGGCGCGTTACCAATCTGCTGTTTTTTGGCCTGGCCTGCTTGTTCTTTTCGCTGTGGATGGACAGTCTGGACGAGTTCATCGCCTTGCCCGAAAGCCTGACCCTGGATCACTGGCTGGAGTCGGCGCCGATGCCGCTGGGCTTTGCATTGCTCACGCTGGGGATCTACCACTGGCATTGTGAACAACTGGCGATCAGCGCGCAGATGATCAACCGCGAACGCCATTTCCGAGAACATCGGCTGTTCGATAAGGTGACTCCGCTCGGCGATGCCGGGTATTTCCGCCGGCAATTGCAGCAGGCGCTACCGGCTGCGCAGGCCAACAGTGAGCCGCTGTCGCTGGTCATGCTGGATATCGACGATTTCAGTGCAATCAATCGCTCCTATGGCCACCGTGAGGGGGACCGTGTACTGCAGTTGGTCGCGCAACAGATACTGCTCAACCTGCGCAGCCACGATCTGTTATGCCGTCTGGCCGGGGACAGGTTTATTGTATTGCTGCCGGCTACACTGGAAGCGCAAGCGCTGACCCTGGCGCAGGAGCTGCAGCAGTCGATTGCGCATCTGGCGTTGAAAAGCGCGGGGCAGGGCGAACGATTGCAGCTGCGGGCGACCACGGTCGCGCTGATGGCGCGGCAGGAAGAGGCCGACGCCTTGCTCAAGCGCTTGAACATTGTCATGGCGCGGGCCAAACAGGCGCCTCAGTTGCGGCAAGCGCAGGTATGA
- a CDS encoding AraC family transcriptional regulator, with amino-acid sequence MSTAVWLDSEARFIAARGQPACLIDLALSRGIDSHRLLKGTGLFYEDLLEHDPLITARQFHRLIDNARQLLAADDSAFLFGQQLLPGHYGATSNLLLQADTVLQALQQLQRFKALLSPLCAPVIRIDEQSLYLYWLDSFDSGKNRQFMVDASMTAVTALCRQVCGHALPWQYHLMQAEPVYVEQYWVHLGEHLHFNSPTSFMRLPREHLITRAGQASAVLGRIAEQQSLQQLSALTAPQSLTDGLFDYLCEHISGLAGLEQVAADFAMSAATFKRRLQREGTHFQAQLDRARTLIATDLYLRRGFSNEAVASYLHFNDRTNFRRFLKRLTGRSPNDLRQFLGH; translated from the coding sequence ATGAGCACGGCTGTCTGGCTGGACAGCGAAGCGCGCTTCATTGCCGCGCGCGGGCAGCCGGCCTGTCTGATCGATCTGGCGCTGTCGCGTGGCATCGACAGCCACCGCTTGCTCAAGGGCACCGGGCTATTCTACGAGGATCTCCTGGAGCATGACCCGCTGATCACTGCGCGTCAGTTTCACCGCCTGATCGACAACGCCCGGCAACTACTGGCGGCGGATGACAGCGCTTTTCTGTTCGGTCAGCAATTGCTCCCCGGACACTATGGCGCGACCAGCAACCTGTTGTTGCAGGCCGATACAGTGCTGCAAGCGCTGCAACAGCTGCAGCGCTTCAAGGCGCTGTTGAGCCCGCTGTGCGCGCCGGTGATAAGGATCGACGAACAATCGTTGTATCTGTATTGGCTGGACAGTTTTGATAGCGGCAAGAACCGGCAGTTTATGGTGGACGCCAGCATGACTGCTGTGACGGCGCTGTGCCGCCAGGTCTGCGGCCACGCGTTGCCCTGGCAATACCATCTGATGCAGGCCGAGCCGGTCTACGTAGAGCAGTATTGGGTGCATCTGGGCGAGCACCTGCACTTCAACAGCCCTACCAGCTTCATGCGCTTGCCGCGAGAGCATCTGATTACGCGCGCCGGTCAGGCTTCAGCTGTATTGGGGCGCATTGCCGAACAGCAAAGCCTGCAACAGCTAAGCGCGCTAACCGCGCCGCAGAGTTTGACCGACGGCCTGTTCGACTACTTGTGCGAGCACATTTCCGGGCTGGCCGGGTTGGAGCAGGTAGCGGCGGACTTTGCTATGAGCGCTGCGACCTTCAAGCGCAGGCTGCAACGGGAGGGGACGCACTTCCAGGCGCAGCTTGACCGGGCACGCACGCTTATAGCGACAGATCTGTATTTGCGACGGGGGTTCAGCAACGAGGCGGTGGCGAGCTATTTACACTTCAATGATCGCACCAACTTCAGGCGCTTTCTCAAGCGCCTGACGGGCAGGTCACCCAATGATCTCAGACAATTTCTTGGCCACTGA
- the ppsR gene encoding posphoenolpyruvate synthetase regulatory kinase/phosphorylase PpsR yields the protein MKRTAFFISDGTGITAETLGQSLLAQFENIQFIKLLRPYVDTVEKARDMVQQINAAAEKDAARPIIFDTVVNNEIRQELAKSSGYMIDIFSTFLAPLEQELGDGSSYSVGKTHSIQHNTHYKDRIDAVHYAMDNDDGARTHHYAQADIILVGVSRCGKTPSCLYMALQYGIRAANYPLTEDDMESLQLPKALKQNKAKLFGLTIDAERLAGIRNERRPNSRYSSFAQCEFEVREVENLFRKENIPYINSTHFSVEEISAKILMQMGIERRLK from the coding sequence ATGAAACGCACTGCTTTTTTCATTTCTGATGGCACCGGCATCACCGCCGAAACTCTGGGTCAGAGCCTGCTGGCACAGTTTGAAAACATTCAGTTTATCAAGCTGCTGCGACCCTACGTCGATACCGTGGAAAAAGCGCGAGACATGGTACAACAAATCAATGCCGCTGCCGAGAAGGATGCGGCGCGGCCGATCATTTTTGATACCGTCGTCAACAATGAAATCCGCCAGGAACTGGCCAAGTCCAGCGGCTATATGATTGATATCTTCTCGACCTTTCTGGCGCCGCTGGAGCAGGAACTGGGTGACGGCTCCTCGTACTCGGTGGGCAAAACCCATTCCATCCAGCACAACACCCACTACAAGGACCGTATTGATGCGGTGCATTACGCCATGGACAACGATGACGGCGCCCGCACCCACCACTATGCCCAGGCGGATATCATTCTGGTTGGCGTATCGCGCTGCGGCAAGACGCCCAGCTGCCTGTATATGGCTCTGCAGTATGGTATTCGCGCGGCCAATTACCCGCTGACCGAAGACGATATGGAAAGCCTGCAGCTGCCCAAGGCGCTCAAGCAGAACAAGGCCAAACTGTTTGGCCTGACCATCGACGCGGAGCGGTTGGCCGGCATTCGCAACGAGCGCCGCCCCAATAGTCGCTATTCCAGCTTTGCCCAGTGCGAGTTTGAAGTGCGCGAGGTCGAGAACCTGTTCCGCAAGGAAAACATCCCCTATATCAACTCCACCCATTTCTCCGTAGAAGAAATTTCTGCCAAGATCCTGATGCAAATGGGCATTGAAAGGCGCTTGAAGTAA
- the ppsA gene encoding phosphoenolpyruvate synthase, translating to MLEYVVSFEQLGVDDVERVGGKNASLGEMISNLANAGVSVPGGFATTADAYREFLEQSGLNDRINAALDKLDVDDVNALAQTGAQIRQWIMDADFPPALDKAIRDEFAKLSDGNPNLAVAVRSSATAEDLPDASFAGQQETFLNIRGVDNVIYAAKEVFASLFNDRAISYRVHQGFDHKLVALSAGVQRMVRSETGTAGVMFTLDTESGFRDVVFITGAYGLGETVVQGAVNPDEFYVHKPTLAAGRPSILRRNLGSKAIKMIYGDEAKAGRSVKTVDVDLAERSRFCLSDAEIVNLSKQAVIIEQHYGRPMDIEWAKDGDDNKLYIVQARPETVKSRTTANVMERYLLKERGEVLVEGRAIGQRIGAGPVRIVNDVSEMDKVQPGDVLVSDMTDPDWEPVMKRASAIVTNRGGRTCHAAIIARELGIPAVVGCGNATTELKEGQEVTVSCAEGDTGLIYAGQLSFDIKKNSVDAMPPIPFKIMMNVGNPDRAFDFANLPNEGVGLARLEFIINRMIGVHPKALLNFDSLPPDVKESVQKRIAGYSDPVDFYVDKLVEGISTLAAAFSPKKVIVRMSDFKSNEYANLIGGKLYEPEEENPMLGFRGASRYISDSFRDCFELECRAMKRVRDEMGLTNVEIMIPFVRTVGEAKQVVELLGENGLKRGENGLRLIMMCELPANALLAEEFLEHFDGFSIGSNDLTQLTLGLDRDSGIIAHLFDERNAAVKKLLSMAISACRDAGKYIGICGQGPSDHPDLAQWLMDQGIESVSLNPDSVMDTWFFLAENAK from the coding sequence TTGTTAGAGTACGTAGTGTCCTTCGAGCAGCTGGGTGTTGATGATGTAGAACGGGTCGGGGGCAAGAACGCTTCCCTTGGCGAGATGATCAGCAACCTGGCTAACGCCGGCGTTTCGGTTCCCGGCGGCTTTGCCACCACTGCAGACGCCTATCGCGAGTTTCTCGAGCAAAGTGGTCTGAATGATCGCATCAATGCGGCGCTGGACAAGCTGGACGTCGACGACGTCAACGCCCTGGCCCAGACTGGCGCGCAGATTCGCCAGTGGATCATGGACGCGGACTTCCCGCCAGCACTCGATAAAGCCATCCGCGACGAATTTGCCAAGCTCTCCGACGGCAATCCGAATCTGGCCGTTGCGGTACGTTCCTCGGCTACCGCAGAGGATTTGCCCGATGCTTCCTTTGCCGGCCAGCAGGAGACCTTCCTGAACATCCGCGGCGTCGACAACGTCATTTATGCTGCCAAGGAAGTCTTCGCTTCTCTCTTTAACGACCGTGCTATCTCCTATCGTGTACACCAGGGCTTCGACCACAAACTGGTCGCCTTGTCCGCCGGTGTGCAGCGCATGGTGCGCTCCGAAACCGGCACGGCTGGCGTGATGTTTACCCTGGATACAGAATCCGGTTTCCGTGACGTGGTATTCATCACCGGCGCTTACGGTCTGGGTGAAACCGTGGTGCAGGGCGCGGTCAACCCCGACGAGTTTTATGTGCACAAGCCCACGCTGGCAGCAGGTCGTCCTTCAATCCTGCGCCGCAACCTGGGTAGCAAAGCCATCAAGATGATCTACGGCGACGAAGCCAAGGCAGGCCGTTCGGTCAAGACGGTCGATGTTGACCTGGCCGAGCGCAGCCGCTTCTGCCTGAGCGACGCAGAAATCGTCAACCTGTCCAAGCAGGCCGTGATCATCGAGCAGCACTACGGCCGCCCGATGGACATCGAGTGGGCCAAAGATGGCGATGACAACAAGCTGTACATCGTTCAAGCGCGTCCCGAAACGGTCAAGAGCCGCACTACTGCCAACGTGATGGAGCGTTACCTGCTCAAGGAGCGGGGCGAAGTGCTGGTTGAAGGTCGTGCTATTGGTCAGCGCATTGGTGCGGGACCGGTACGTATCGTCAATGACGTTTCCGAAATGGACAAAGTACAGCCGGGCGACGTGCTGGTCTCCGACATGACCGACCCTGATTGGGAGCCGGTGATGAAGCGCGCCAGCGCCATCGTGACCAATCGCGGCGGTCGTACCTGCCACGCCGCCATCATTGCGCGTGAGCTGGGTATTCCGGCGGTGGTTGGCTGCGGCAACGCGACGACCGAATTGAAGGAAGGTCAGGAAGTCACCGTTTCCTGTGCCGAAGGCGATACCGGCTTGATCTATGCGGGCCAGCTGTCCTTTGATATCAAAAAGAACAGCGTTGACGCCATGCCGCCGATCCCGTTCAAGATCATGATGAACGTCGGTAATCCGGATCGTGCTTTTGATTTTGCGAACCTGCCTAACGAAGGTGTAGGTCTGGCGCGTCTGGAATTCATCATCAACCGCATGATCGGCGTGCACCCCAAGGCGCTGCTCAACTTCGACAGCCTGCCGCCTGACGTCAAGGAAAGCGTGCAGAAACGGATTGCCGGTTACTCCGATCCAGTCGACTTCTACGTCGACAAGTTGGTTGAGGGTATCAGCACCCTGGCTGCGGCCTTCTCGCCGAAGAAAGTTATCGTGCGGATGTCGGACTTCAAGTCCAACGAGTACGCCAACCTGATCGGCGGCAAGCTGTACGAACCGGAAGAAGAAAACCCGATGCTCGGCTTCCGCGGTGCATCACGCTACATCAGTGACTCCTTCCGTGACTGCTTTGAGCTGGAATGCCGCGCCATGAAGCGCGTGCGTGATGAAATGGGTCTGACCAATGTCGAGATCATGATTCCGTTCGTCCGTACTGTTGGCGAAGCCAAACAGGTGGTTGAGTTGCTGGGCGAGAACGGCTTGAAGCGTGGCGAAAACGGCTTGCGTTTGATCATGATGTGCGAGCTGCCGGCTAACGCCCTGCTGGCGGAAGAGTTCCTGGAGCACTTTGACGGCTTCTCCATCGGCTCCAACGATCTGACCCAGCTGACGCTGGGCCTGGACCGCGACTCCGGAATCATCGCGCACCTGTTTGATGAGCGTAACGCGGCGGTGAAGAAGCTGCTGAGCATGGCTATTTCGGCCTGCCGTGATGCCGGCAAGTACATTGGTATTTGCGGTCAGGGTCCTTCGGATCATCCCGATCTGGCGCAATGGCTGATGGATCAGGGCATTGAAAGCGTATCCTTGAACCCTGATTCGGTCATGGACACCTGGTTCTTCCTGGCCGAGAATGCCAAGTAA
- the rraA gene encoding ribonuclease E activity regulator RraA, with translation MHYVTPDLCDAYPDVDVVEPIFSNFGGHDSFGGEIVTVKCHEDNSIVKEQVDQDGTGKVMVVDGGGSFRRALLGDMLAEKAAKNGWEGIIVYGCVRDVDVLAQTPLGIQALASHPMKTDKRGIGDLNVVVTFGGVTFRPGEYVYADNNGIIVSPTALSMPE, from the coding sequence ATGCATTATGTAACGCCCGATCTGTGTGATGCCTATCCGGACGTCGACGTAGTCGAGCCCATTTTCAGCAATTTTGGCGGCCACGATTCCTTTGGCGGCGAGATTGTCACCGTGAAATGTCACGAGGACAACTCGATCGTCAAGGAGCAGGTTGACCAGGATGGCACAGGCAAGGTCATGGTGGTAGACGGCGGCGGTTCCTTCCGTCGTGCGCTGCTCGGTGACATGCTGGCCGAGAAAGCGGCCAAGAATGGCTGGGAAGGCATTATCGTGTACGGCTGTGTGCGTGATGTGGATGTTCTGGCGCAAACGCCGCTGGGGATCCAGGCGCTGGCAAGTCACCCAATGAAAACCGACAAGCGCGGCATTGGTGATTTGAATGTGGTGGTAACCTTCGGCGGCGTGACCTTCCGGCCAGGCGAATACGTCTATGCTGATAATAACGGCATTATCGTATCGCCCACCGCGTTGAGCATGCCTGAGTAA
- a CDS encoding CrfX protein, producing the protein MSSPSVHLQRDFPEELYMSEDPLESRLRDLLQGEPSDFGSQRDDRRLDRVLHKAHVRGGLFDLVNLFARWGWVLSEGGARGARHLKPVSRDATKTSPQDINQ; encoded by the coding sequence ATGTCTTCCCCCTCGGTGCATCTGCAACGCGACTTCCCCGAGGAACTGTACATGTCTGAAGACCCCCTAGAAAGTCGATTGCGTGATCTCCTGCAGGGTGAGCCCAGCGACTTTGGCTCACAGCGTGATGACCGCCGGCTGGATCGCGTTCTGCACAAGGCGCATGTGCGCGGTGGGTTGTTTGATCTGGTCAATCTCTTTGCTCGTTGGGGATGGGTCCTTTCTGAAGGCGGTGCGCGTGGCGCCCGTCACCTCAAGCCGGTGAGTCGAGACGCTACAAAGACCTCACCCCAAGACATCAACCAATAA
- a CDS encoding mechanosensitive ion channel family protein, with the protein MEFNVWSQSFVAAMTTLWSKVASFVPDLIAALFIILLGFVIAKLVDAVLSKGLAKIGLDRLMGGAGVNKMLARVSITASVSSIIGKIAYWFVVLTFLVSAAESLGLARVSSTLDVFTLYLPKVFGAALILLAGLLLSHLVNGVVKGAAESMGVDYASGLGRFVQGLLVIITVSLAIGQLQIETALLNMVIAIVLITFGTAAALALGLGSRHTVSQIIAGIYVRELYQVGDQIKVGEVEGSIEEIGTVKTSILTDDGQLVSVANSVLTTENVSR; encoded by the coding sequence ATGGAATTCAACGTCTGGAGTCAGAGCTTCGTTGCAGCCATGACCACTTTGTGGAGCAAGGTTGCTTCCTTTGTGCCTGATTTGATAGCAGCGCTGTTCATTATTCTGCTGGGCTTTGTAATCGCCAAGCTGGTAGATGCCGTACTGAGCAAGGGGCTCGCCAAGATTGGGCTGGACCGCTTGATGGGCGGCGCTGGCGTGAACAAGATGTTGGCGCGGGTCAGCATTACTGCCTCGGTGTCTTCTATTATTGGCAAGATTGCCTACTGGTTCGTTGTGCTTACCTTTCTGGTCTCGGCCGCCGAGTCGCTGGGGCTGGCGCGGGTATCGTCCACGTTGGACGTGTTTACCCTATACCTGCCCAAGGTATTTGGTGCAGCGCTGATTCTGCTTGCCGGCTTACTGTTATCGCATCTGGTCAATGGGGTGGTAAAAGGTGCGGCAGAAAGCATGGGGGTCGATTACGCCAGCGGGCTGGGTCGTTTTGTGCAGGGCCTGCTGGTCATCATCACGGTCTCGTTGGCTATCGGCCAGCTGCAGATAGAAACCGCCTTGCTGAACATGGTCATAGCCATCGTTCTAATCACCTTCGGCACTGCGGCCGCGTTGGCGCTGGGGCTGGGCAGCCGCCATACGGTGAGCCAGATTATTGCGGGTATCTATGTTCGAGAGTTGTACCAGGTCGGGGATCAGATCAAGGTTGGCGAAGTCGAAGGCAGTATTGAAGAAATAGGGACTGTCAAAACCTCGATTTTGACCGATGACGGCCAACTGGTCTCGGTGGCCAATAGCGTTCTGACCACTGAAAATGTGTCACGTTAA
- the sigX gene encoding RNA polymerase sigma factor SigX — translation MTPRKEPRRRYNPATLSDEDLVIAAKGELLHTTTAYEELMRRYQRTLFNVCARYLGNERDADDVCQEVMLKVLHGLKQFEGKAKFKTWLYSITYNECITQYRKEKRKRRLLDALSLDEQEELVEPESPLAESQGLNKMLSHVNPIDREILVLRFIAELEFQEIANIMHMGLSATKMRYKRALEKLRDQIDSPFI, via the coding sequence TTGACCCCTCGTAAAGAACCTCGCCGGCGTTATAACCCGGCTACGCTGAGTGATGAAGACCTGGTCATCGCGGCAAAAGGTGAACTACTTCACACTACAACTGCGTATGAAGAGCTGATGCGCCGCTACCAGCGTACGTTGTTTAACGTGTGTGCCCGTTACCTGGGGAATGAACGTGACGCGGACGATGTGTGCCAAGAGGTGATGCTCAAAGTTTTACACGGCTTGAAGCAATTTGAGGGGAAAGCCAAATTTAAAACATGGCTTTATAGTATTACCTATAACGAATGCATCACTCAGTACCGCAAAGAGAAACGCAAAAGGCGCCTGCTAGACGCTCTCAGCCTGGACGAGCAAGAAGAGCTCGTCGAGCCAGAATCACCGCTAGCAGAATCACAGGGCCTCAATAAAATGCTGTCGCACGTCAACCCGATTGACCGCGAAATACTAGTTTTGCGATTTATTGCGGAACTTGAGTTCCAAGAAATTGCCAATATTATGCACATGGGCTTAAGTGCGACTAAAATGCGCTACAAGCGTGCCTTGGAAAAATTACGCGATCAGATTGACAGCCCTTTCATATAA
- a CDS encoding OmpA family protein has product MKLKNTVGLVVGSAIAASSIPAMAMSQQGSVEVEAFADRYFTDSKYDMNDGTLVGGSIGYFLTDDVLLNVGLGKYKNLEFDDTKNEVDGSLFQVEAVHHFGESNVRPYISAGLAHQELEPEGTNINDRTTMAMAGVGIKNYLNENFFVKAGVDALYGFDHGNTEWQAGVGLGINFGSKKEEAVVAAAPAPMPQPEPAPEMQSVRVELDVLFDFDKDTIRPEYRQDIQSLAEFMKTYPSVTTTVEGHTDSVGSDAYNQNLSERRANAVREALIGEGVDGSRVSSAGYGESRPIADNSTDEGRSMNRRVEAEVEAEVEVR; this is encoded by the coding sequence ATGAAATTGAAAAACACTGTGGGTCTCGTTGTTGGTTCTGCGATTGCTGCGTCCAGCATTCCTGCTATGGCCATGAGCCAGCAGGGTTCTGTGGAAGTCGAAGCCTTTGCGGATCGTTATTTCACTGACAGCAAGTACGACATGAACGACGGCACCCTGGTGGGTGGTAGCATCGGTTACTTCCTGACCGATGACGTGCTGCTGAATGTCGGCCTGGGTAAGTACAAAAACCTGGAATTTGATGACACCAAAAATGAAGTTGATGGCAGCCTGTTTCAAGTTGAAGCTGTTCACCACTTTGGCGAAAGCAACGTCCGTCCGTATATCTCGGCTGGTTTGGCTCATCAAGAGTTGGAGCCTGAAGGCACCAACATCAATGACCGTACGACCATGGCGATGGCTGGCGTTGGTATCAAAAACTATCTGAACGAAAACTTCTTCGTGAAGGCCGGTGTTGATGCTCTGTACGGTTTTGACCACGGTAACACCGAGTGGCAGGCTGGCGTAGGTCTGGGTATCAACTTTGGCTCCAAGAAAGAAGAAGCCGTAGTTGCAGCTGCCCCGGCACCAATGCCGCAGCCAGAGCCGGCTCCGGAAATGCAGTCAGTTCGCGTTGAGCTTGACGTGCTGTTTGACTTCGACAAGGACACTATTCGTCCTGAGTACCGCCAAGACATCCAGAGCCTGGCTGAGTTCATGAAAACCTACCCATCGGTTACCACTACCGTTGAAGGTCACACTGACTCCGTCGGTAGCGATGCCTACAACCAGAACCTGTCCGAGCGTCGCGCTAATGCAGTTCGCGAAGCGCTGATCGGTGAAGGCGTTGACGGCTCTCGCGTAAGCTCTGCCGGTTATGGCGAATCTCGTCCGATTGCTGACAACTCTACCGACGAAGGCCGTTCCATGAACCGCCGCGTTGAAGCTGAAGTTGAAGCTGAAGTCGAAGTGCGTTAA
- a CDS encoding acyl-CoA thioesterase, with amino-acid sequence MARLHLEFPENQFYFTTQLTVRITDINSGKHLANDSMISMISEARARFLYQFGIEEVSVNDIGIIVTDLATTYRREAFARDALIFEVGLMDLNRYGGDIIFRITKAADGELVALAKSGFVFYHFSTSKVCPMPEDFRLRFPGVNSVDD; translated from the coding sequence ATGGCACGTCTGCACCTCGAGTTCCCCGAAAACCAGTTCTACTTCACTACCCAGTTGACGGTACGCATCACCGACATCAACTCAGGCAAGCACCTGGCCAATGATTCGATGATATCCATGATTTCGGAGGCTCGGGCTCGCTTTCTCTACCAGTTTGGCATTGAAGAAGTCAGCGTGAACGATATTGGTATCATCGTGACCGATCTGGCCACGACCTACCGCCGGGAAGCCTTCGCCCGCGATGCTCTGATCTTCGAAGTGGGCTTGATGGACCTTAACCGTTACGGCGGAGACATTATCTTCAGGATCACCAAGGCGGCCGACGGTGAACTGGTGGCCCTGGCGAAGTCAGGCTTCGTTTTTTATCACTTCAGCACGTCCAAGGTATGCCCTATGCCGGAAGACTTCCGCCTGCGCTTTCCCGGCGTAAACTCCGTAGACGATTAA